CTTGGCGGCCAGCTTCTCCGCCAGCTCCAACATCGTGAGGTCCGTGAGCTGCATGGCGTGGGGCCTCCGGGGCTACTCGATGATTTTCGGCACGGCGAACGCGGTGCCTGACTTCGCCGGCGCGTTGGCCAGGGACTTCTCGGGTGGCAGCGACGGCCGCATCACGTCCTCGCGGAGCCGGGAGGACGTGAGCGTCGCGTGACACGTGGGCTCCACGGCCTCCACGTCGAGCGCCTGGAGCTGCTCCACCGCGTCCAGCACCGCGGACAGTTGGGTGGTGAATCGCTGCTCCTCCTCCGGAGTCAGCGACAGCCGCGCCAGTGTGGCCACATGGCGCACCTGCTCGAGCGTGAGGGCCATGGAAGGACCTACTTCTTCTTGAAGAGGTTGAGGATGGCGCCCATCACCTTGCCGCTGCCCTCGTGGCCATGCTGCTCGACGAGCTGGTCCAGCTCGCCCGCGTCCAGGAAGATGCCGTGGCAGTTGAAGCAGGTCTCGATTTCGACCTTGCCCTGCTTCAGCGTCTGGAGGTCCAGGCCGCACTTGGGGCACTTCATCCAGTGGAGCTTCTTGAGCTCCTCGCGCTGCTGCGCCGCGTTCGCAGCGGCCTGCTCCAGGGCCATCTTGCGCTTCTTCTCAATCTCCTCCCGGGCGAAGTACTCCTCCTCGGTGGATGACGGCTTCTCGGTTCGGGCGTCGGCCATTGTGATGTTCCTCCACGAAGTCCCGCCGCCGCGCGGCGTGCGCGTCCGGGCGGCGATGCTGGGCGGCAACATACCCCCTCTGAGGAGGGTCGCAGCCGAAATGTAGGCACCCCGTCCGGGGCTGGAAAATTGACCGGACCCCCTCCCTCCCTACACTCGCTGCGGGCATTGCTACAGCCCGCTACGCGGCTGAGACGCGCAGAGGGAAGACGGACATGACGGCGAAGAAGGGTCGGGCGGAGAAGGCGGTACTGTCCCGGCAGGAAATCGCGACGCGCCGCAGGGCGCTGGCGGACAAGCGGATGAAGGCCGGCAAGGGCGGGGATGTCACCACCCGCGCCATCACCGGCGTCTTCATCCTGGCCGCCTCGTTGATTTCACTGCTGGCGGTCGCCACCTTCGATGCGAAGGACCGGGTGGGACCGGGCTTCAACAACGCGGTGGGCCCCATGGGGCACCTCATCGCCGAGTCGCTGCGCGGACTGTTGGGCATCTGTGCCTACCTCGTCCCCGTGGGCGGCATCTACACGGCCATGGTGCTCTTCGTGGGCAGCCGGGACCGGAAGCGGGGCCC
This genomic window from Myxococcus hansupus contains:
- the gatC gene encoding Asp-tRNA(Asn)/Glu-tRNA(Gln) amidotransferase subunit GatC; its protein translation is MALTLEQVRHVATLARLSLTPEEEQRFTTQLSAVLDAVEQLQALDVEAVEPTCHATLTSSRLREDVMRPSLPPEKSLANAPAKSGTAFAVPKIIE
- a CDS encoding zf-TFIIB domain-containing protein encodes the protein MADARTEKPSSTEEEYFAREEIEKKRKMALEQAAANAAQQREELKKLHWMKCPKCGLDLQTLKQGKVEIETCFNCHGIFLDAGELDQLVEQHGHEGSGKVMGAILNLFKKK